The sequence aaagaaaaagaaaataaagtttaaataaataaattaaaaaaataaatcaaatttgaattaagaaaacaaaatccACAACAAATTAAGGGTATATTTGGAATATTAAAAAAAGTCTCACCAAAAGTAGTTATTATTAGACTTTCTCcctttattaatagtatagatgAAAATTGTAAGTTGGATTGGTTTTTAAATTAAACTAGCAACTTTGGCACACGCGATGCGTTTACACAAAATATAATAGATGAAcgattttttaataaaaaaatatgattatataattatgaCGGAACAAATTCAAACATTATTTAactaaagaaaaagaaaataaagtttaaataaataaattaaaaaaataaatcaaatttgaattaataaaacaaaatccaCAACAAATTAAGGGTATATTTGGAATATTAAAAAAAGTCTCACCAAAAGTAGTTATTATTAGGCTTTCTCcctttattaatagtatagtttttaatataagctacacctttttataaaaaaaaaaaaacagataagataagatagctacaaatttttaaatattaaatttatatgaAAATTGTAAGTTGGATTGGTTTTTAAATTAAACTAGCAACTTTAGCACACGCGATGCGTGTACACAAAATATAATAGATGAacgatttttttaataaacaaatataattatataattatggCGGAACAAATTCAAACATTATTAAACTAAAGAAAAAGACAATaaagtttaaataaataaattaaaaaaataaatcaaatttgaattaataaaacaaaatccaCAACAAATTAAGGATATATTTGGAATATTAAAAAAAGTCTCACCAAAAGTAGTTATTATTAGGCTTTCTCCAGTATAGATGAAAATTGTAAGTTGGATTGGTTTTTAAATTAAACTAGCAATTTTGGCACACGCAATGCGTGTACACAAAATATAATAGATGAacgatttttttaataaacaaatatgattatataattatgaCGGAACAAATTCAAACATTATTTAactaaagaaaaagaaaataaagtttaaataaattaattaaaaaaataaatcaaatttgaattaataaaacaaaatctaCAACAAATTAAGGGTATATTTGGAATATTAAAAAAAGTTTCACCAAAAGTATTTATTATTAGGCTTTCTcctttattaatagtatagatataaaTTAATAGTATAGATATTAAATACAACGAAAGGCTAAAATGAGAATGGCAAATATGGTGTTAGGTTAAAAGTATTTGAAAGGCCGTCCGTTATAATTCTCACCTTCAAATCAATCGACTTCCCATTTCTCTCTCTTGAAGAAAATTTCATTCCTCGCGCATCAAACGTCAAGGGGTACGTTCAAAATTTCTCGTTACGTGAATCAATCGAATCTACATTTTGTGATTTTTAACGCTTTTATTATTCATCGCGGTTGATCTGAATCTGATGCGTTCCTGGATGGCTTTGATTGATTGCATTTCCCAATGAAAATAATTGGGATTTGGTTTTGCAAATAGTTATCaattttatccattattttttgAAGATCGGGGTTGATCTTCTTCATCTTACTCTGTGAATGATCCTCACTGTATTTTATTAGATGTAACAAGATTAAAGCTTTCAAGCATCAAACGATCAAATCGATATTGTCGTTTTGAGAGGATTTGTTTTGCGCATGTTATTAATGTTTATCCGTCATTTTTGGAGATCGGGGTTAATTTTTCATCTTACTCTGTTGACAGAACTATGAAGTATTGATGCTTGCCGCATTTTATTTGATAGGACAAGATTGTAGCTTCTAAATATCAAATCCTTACCATCAAGTATTGATTGTTTTTTCAATTGACTTTGAAATTGAAAGGCTTTCATCAAATTACTTTATTGGTATTggttggattttttttaaaagggggaaCAAtggcattttttttatattttgtaacGTTTGTTGCATCTGGGAATAAATGTTGCGAAAGTGTGATCATTTGTTAATCTTCAACATGATAAGCATCTGAACATATTGGTCTTTCTTCTGAAAAAACTAAGAGAATGGGTCGTGGAGTCAGTGCTGGTGGTGGCCAAAGTTCTTTGGGTTACCTGTTTGGAAGTGGAGATCAGGCCCCCAAAAATCCTGGAGCAGCACAAAATGCACCAAGCAACGAGCTTCCCTCAAAGCCCTCTGCCACTCCTCAAGTAGCGGATAACAATAAGAGGAATCCTGCAGGCAGCAACCTTGGCAGTGTCACAAATAACTACTTCAGAACAGATGGGCAGAACTGCGGAAACGTCATAACTGtatgttgtgttcttatgcataATGTTGACTGGTTTTACTTTCTCATCACGAACGGTCTATGAATTTCTTGCAAGATAGCAATCAGATTCTAAAATATGATTTCACTTTTTCATAAGGATCATGACAATCAAGTTCTTGTCTAGTAACTTGGACCTCTTTTCATCATATTTGTAATTTCACAAATATGCCTATTCGCCTATGGTTACTCATGTGGCTTCTTTAATGACGTATAAATGATATTAGGACCGACCATCGACAAAGGTCCATGCTGCACCTGGGGGTGGCTCGTCCCTAAATTACCTATTCGGAGATGGGAGCAAATGATGCCTGTGGTCCTGAAATACCTGTCTGGAGCATTTGGTTACTCATCCTAAGTGTGATAACTGAACTTTGGTGATTGCTATGATTTACAATAAGTAGTACTagttcaatattcaatatacaTTCAAGTCTTGGTATAATTGCATATATTTTTGGGACCTAAATAAAAAGTTTGTAAAACCCATCTTCAATTTAAATCAATATTGATTCAGTTGCTCAACAATTTGTTTATATTTGCTCTACTATCATATCAACTTAATTAATCTGTCGGACCATGGTGTATTGTTCTGCTGATCAAGAAATGCATGATTCTTAAGAGCATGTTCGTGGACCGTGGGTAGCTTAACACAAAAGCATTTGGTGTTTTATATAGTACTAGTATTCCGCTGCACGCGTTGCGTGCTCTtacatttcatttttttaacgaaaacattaaataataaattgtaaaattaaaaaataatataaatataacgttttcataaacaaatattcacaaaaaaaaaatatatcttataaaataagtgtcatttttttaaataaaaaaatatcaaagagCACAAAGTGAGCATATAATGGCTAGAAAAGAGGAAATccatataaaatgactattttgcccaataattttggtttaattaaaaattaaattagaaaataatgataatttcaaatcaaacttcattaattaattgaaaCTTTGTTAATTAGATAGTATttactttaataatatagtaagatatgtatgtgtgtgtatgtagcATTACCATATATAAAGTATAGACCATATTTTATGGCTTATAATTTTGGCTTTTTTAACTACTTTTTCAGAAAAAACTATCTTTCCATTTCAAACAATTgactgaaaaataaaattctctgCCACTCTATTCaaagttgacttaaaaaagAACGAAAAAAAAATGCCTCTCATGACAGATTTTTAATTCACGTTACATCGTTCTTAGCACTGCATTCCTGATAGGTAGAAAACACAATCAGACTTCACACCTAACCAAATTATGaaactgaatttttaaaatttcataaaaattttaagGTTGTGCTTGAGGGATTTGAATGATGTAATTGAAATGACATGTATTTTACGTATATTTCAAATCCGCCCTGATTACGATTGCATTTACATGAATTAGCAAGAGAAGAGTACCAAATTCAATCAACATGAattaatctaaaaaaaaatttgaattccaAGATTTCAAATCATTTCATTCAAAGCAACCCAGAAAATGTACATTTAACATTAGgaaattgttattttattcCAAATTAATAATCAAATGCCACATATCATTGGAACCACATACTTGAGAGGAGGCAAAATGGACATATTTGGTATCATCTtatgacaagaaaaatcatagaGTGCAAGTACGATGCAATTATTATTGCTCTCAAATCTCATACTTGGTttcaattcaaaaaaataataaaatagataaataaataaatatatatatattttcagctGCCTAACTATTTCTGCCCACCTCGTTCCCGATCACTAAAATCCAGTACCATGTTTTAGACACAATATCAAGTTTTAGTGGTCGGAAACGAGTTGGATGTTATTGacgaaaatttatatatatatatatatataatatatatatatttttatatatatatatatatcatactttgGAATTTAACGGTTGAACAAACAGTTTCAAAAAAGTCATCAATTAGAATTTAGCCTATACTGGGACCAGCTGAGCTAAATGTTGACACTACGTGTGAAGGATGGATGTTCCGAGGAGAGGAGACGACTTGAAAATGAAAGTCTACAAAAATTCTTATGATCATCACCGAATTGCAATCATAAATCGAAGCATGAATGATTATCCAATTTGTGTGGTGCTGTTCATTTGCTTGATTGCTTCAACAGATTGTATCGATGGTTACATCACCGGCGACGTTTCGATCAACTGCGGCTCAAATGCCGTTTCTGCAACTCCTTCCGGCAGGAAATGGATCGGAGATAAGCACCCAAAGCTCAGCTCCTCGCTGCAGTTAAAAGGCACATCAACCATCTCCACTGCTTCTGATTACAACAACATTCCCTATAAAACCGCCAGAATCTCTCGTTCCGCTTTCTCCTACTCGTTTTCACTCAACCCAGGTCAGAAATTCATCCGACTTCACTTTAATCCCACTGCGTATAAAGGGTTCGAAAGGCGGAAGGATTTGTTCAATGTTGTGGCCGGACCTTTCACCTTTCTTGCTAACTTCAGTGCTTCGCTGACCAGCGATGCTCTTGGGTTGAGTTATTTTGTGAAGGAATATTGTTTGAATGTGGAAGAAAACTATCAACCGCTCAACATTGTTTTCTCCCCGGCCACCACTCaatcaccacatgcttatgcatTCATCAATGGGATTGAGATCATTCCTGTGCCTCTGGCTCACCCTTGCTTTCATGGTGAGACTAGTGTTGGGGCACGGGTGATTAATGGGCATGAGTCTCACTTGTTCTACATTGATAATGGCACCGCGCTAGAAACTGTTCACCGACAAAAGGTCAGATGGGATTATGCTTCATCGGGTGATGATTTTAGCGATATTTTTGGGGTGGGGGAAATAATAGTTCCAAAAGAAAAGGCTAGTGATTTGACGTGGAAAATACCAGTAGATGTGGGATTCAGGTACTTGGTTAGACTTCAATTCTCTAATGCAGGACTAAAGATGATAGGAAAAGGCCAAATGATTTTTAAAGTCCTCGTTAATGATATAGTTGTTTGCACCAATATGGACGTGCTCCAAGAAAGAGATGGCATTGTCTTGCTCAAGTATAACTTTAGGGACTTTATAGTTATAGCAAGAGGACTAAAAGAAGAAGGTAAACGTGATCTCTCCCTTCAAACATGTGACGAGTTCATACATGGGCACGGACCCTTTACAGCATTTGAAATATTCAAACTCAGCAATCTTGACAATAGTCTTGCCAGCTTGAATCCCTTACCTTCTACATGGGACTCAAGGTCTTGGACTATCCAATCAGTTCTCTCAATTATCAATATTAGAAGTGCTATTGCAACTGCTGTGGTAGCTATAATTTCTATAGTAAACACCATTATCCATGAGTTGGGAGGAGTTTTCCTATCAACAGATACAGAGGACGAAAACAAGCCATCGGCCAGGGCCGAACGATTTTGCCGTTGTTTTTCATTAGCCGAGATACAGTTGGGCACTCGTAATTTCAGTGACGTACTTGTAATTGGGAAGGGTGGATTCGGTAAAGTTTACAAATGCCTAATTGATAACGGGAGTGTGACTGTCGCCATAAAGCGATTGAAATCAAACTCCACGCAAGGGGCACATGAGTTTTTGACAGAGATTGAAACACTTTCTGAGCTCCGACATGTTAATCTCGTCCCTCTGATTGGCTATTGCAATGAGCATGGGGAAATGATTCTTGTTTATGACTACATGCATAATGGAACTTTGGCGGACCACCTCTACAAGCTTGAAAGAAATGGCGAAAGCTGTCTTTCTCTCACGTGGAAACAACGTCTTGACATCTGCGTTGGAGCTGCTAGAGGACTAGATTATCTTCACACAGGACATGGAATCATACATCGTGATGTCAAGGTTTCAAACATTCTACTAGATGAAAATTTCGTGGCTAAGGTTTCAGATTTTGGCTTGGTCAAACGTGAAAGGAAAAGCAAGGTACAGAGCCATGTTAGCACAAGAGTTAAGGGTACGTTTGGGTATTTTGacccaaattattttaggaCAGGTAAACTGACAAGGAAAAGTGACATATATGCCTTTGGTGTTGTTTTGTTGGAAGTATTGT comes from Henckelia pumila isolate YLH828 chromosome 4, ASM3356847v2, whole genome shotgun sequence and encodes:
- the LOC140865535 gene encoding protein SPIRAL1-like 2; this encodes MGRGVSAGGGQSSLGYLFGSGDQAPKNPGAAQNAPSNELPSKPSATPQVADNNKRNPAGSNLGSVTNNYFRTDGQNCGNVITDRPSTKVHAAPGGGSSLNYLFGDGSK
- the LOC140859776 gene encoding putative receptor-like protein kinase At5g39000 isoform X2, with amino-acid sequence MDVPRRGDDLKMKVYKNSYDHHRIAIINRSMNDYPICVVLFICLIASTDCIDGYITGDVSINCGSNAVSATPSGRKWIGDKHPKLSSSLQLKGTSTISTASDYNNIPYKTARISRSAFSYSFSLNPGQKFIRLHFNPTAYKGFERRKDLFNVVAGPFTFLANFSASLTSDALGLSYFVKEYCLNVEENYQPLNIVFSPATTQSPHAYAFINGIEIIPVPLAHPCFHGETSVGARVINGHESHLFYIDNGTALETVHRQKVRWDYASSGDDFSDIFGVGEIIVPKEKASDLTWKIPVDVGFRYLVRLQFSNAGLKMIGKGQMIFKVLVNDIVVCTNMDVLQERDGIVLLKYNFRDFIVIARGLKEEGKRDLSLQTCDEFIHGHGPFTAFEIFKLSNLDNSLASLNPLPSTWDSRSWTIQSVLSIINIRSAIATAVVAIISIVNTIIHELGGVFLSTDTEDENKPSARAERFCRCFSLAEIQLGTRNFSDVLVIGKGGFGKVYKCLIDNGSVTVAIKRLKSNSTQGAHEFLTEIETLSELRHVNLVPLIGYCNEHGEMILVYDYMHNGTLADHLYKLERNGESCLSLTWKQRLDICVGAARGLDYLHTGHGIIHRDVKVSNILLDENFVAKVSDFGLVKRERKSKVQSHVSTRVKGTFGYFDPNYFRTGKLTRKSDIYAFGVVLLEVLCGRPALDKSVPKEEQVLTKWARDKIIKGEVDLIVALSLGEISPDSLRTFLKVVERCLEDNPRKRPTMAQVVVQLQFALEQQKTTRCSLSNEMTSVAPYDDEANVLVGNEQTITPLPKEQTSHDDDAKVLVGGQPKFSSPNEQTPTLHPREQRSRSDEANVLVNEQLASSSPSEQTLEPLPREQTSRNLNNGHALSEGNWRKAMANKRSRWSWDALWNIFKPSKKNELPIPGEPRTSEASSGSPENVLPIEVPSLSLANLRKLTSNFGSAALIGEGYYGKVFYAELIGGQPAAIKKLEADSSPEPDSYFMPQLSLVSRLKHEHFVRLLGYCVEENHRILAYEYAKNGTLHDVLHGRKGVRGAKPGPVLTWNQRVKIAFGVAKGLEFLHEKCHPSVVHRDVRSSNVLLFDDDLAKLADITLSERSSSDITVHQYSNRVLGIFGYHAPEYAMAGQITRKSDVFSFGVVLLELLTGRMPVDHNQPRGQQNLVTWATPRLGEDKVKQCVDPKLYGDYPPKAAAKMAAVAALCLQYEEEFRPDMRLVVKALQPLLKSLPA
- the LOC140859776 gene encoding putative receptor-like protein kinase At5g39000 isoform X1; the encoded protein is MDVPRRGDDLKMKVYKNSYDHHRIAIINRSMNDYPICVVLFICLIASTDCIDGYITGDVSINCGSNAVSATPSGRKWIGDKHPKLSSSLQLKGTSTISTASDYNNIPYKTARISRSAFSYSFSLNPGQKFIRLHFNPTAYKGFERRKDLFNVVAGPFTFLANFSASLTSDALGLSYFVKEYCLNVEENYQPLNIVFSPATTQSPHAYAFINGIEIIPVPLAHPCFHGETSVGARVINGHESHLFYIDNGTALETVHRQKVRWDYASSGDDFSDIFGVGEIIVPKEKASDLTWKIPVDVGFRYLVRLQFSNAGLKMIGKGQMIFKVLVNDIVVCTNMDVLQERDGIVLLKYNFRDFIVIARGLKEEGKRDLSLQTCDEFIHGHGPFTAFEIFKLSNLDNSLASLNPLPSTWDSRSWTIQSVLSIINIRSAIATAVVAIISIVNTIIHELGGVFLSTDTEDENKPSARAERFCRCFSLAEIQLGTRNFSDVLVIGKGGFGKVYKCLIDNGSVTVAIKRLKSNSTQGAHEFLTEIETLSELRHVNLVPLIGYCNEHGEMILVYDYMHNGTLADHLYKLERNGESCLSLTWKQRLDICVGAARGLDYLHTGHGIIHRDVKVSNILLDENFVAKVSDFGLVKRERKSKVQSHVSTRVKGTFGYFDPNYFRTGKLTRKSDIYAFGVVLLEVLCGRPALDKSVPKEEQVLTKWARDKIIKGEVDLIVALSLGEISPDSLRTFLKVVERCLEDNPRKRPTMAQVVVQLQFALEQQKTTRCSLSNEMTSVAPYDDEANVLVGNEQTITPLPKEQTSHDDDAKVLVGGQPKFSSPNEQTPTLHPREQRSRSDEANVLVNEQLASSSPSEQTLEPLPREQTSRNLNNGHALSEGNWRKAMANKRSRWSWDALWNIFKPSKKNELPIPGGERGEPRTSEASSGSPENVLPIEVPSLSLANLRKLTSNFGSAALIGEGYYGKVFYAELIGGQPAAIKKLEADSSPEPDSYFMPQLSLVSRLKHEHFVRLLGYCVEENHRILAYEYAKNGTLHDVLHGRKGVRGAKPGPVLTWNQRVKIAFGVAKGLEFLHEKCHPSVVHRDVRSSNVLLFDDDLAKLADITLSERSSSDITVHQYSNRVLGIFGYHAPEYAMAGQITRKSDVFSFGVVLLELLTGRMPVDHNQPRGQQNLVTWATPRLGEDKVKQCVDPKLYGDYPPKAAAKMAAVAALCLQYEEEFRPDMRLVVKALQPLLKSLPA